A stretch of Odocoileus virginianus isolate 20LAN1187 ecotype Illinois chromosome 31, Ovbor_1.2, whole genome shotgun sequence DNA encodes these proteins:
- the CHMP7 gene encoding LOW QUALITY PROTEIN: charged multivesicular body protein 7 (The sequence of the model RefSeq protein was modified relative to this genomic sequence to represent the inferred CDS: deleted 1 base in 1 codon) produces the protein MWSPEREAEAPAGGDPAGLLPPEWEEDEERMSFLFSAFKRSREVNSTDWDSKMGFWAPLVLSHSRRQGVVRLRLRDLQEAFQRKGSVPLGLATVLQDLLRRGELQRESDFMASVDSSWISWGVGVFLLKPLKWTLSNMLGDHKVPAEEVLVAVELLKEKAEEVYRLYQSSPLSSHPVVALSELSTLCAGSCPDERTFYLVLLQLQKEKRVTVLEQNGEKIVKFARGPHAKVSPVNDVDVGVYQLMQSEQLLSRKVESLSQEAERYKEEARRACRAGKKQLALRSLKAKQRTEKRIEALHAKLDTVQGILDRIYASQTDQMVFNAYQAGVGALKLSMKDVTVEKAESLVDQIQELCDTQDEVSQTLAGGVTNGLDFDSEELEKELDILLQDTTKEPSELPDNPQETFYINSVPNTRISDAELEAELEKLSLSEGGLVPSRKSPKRQLEPTL, from the exons ATGTGGTCCCCGGAACGGGAGGCCGAGGCCCCGGCTGGGGGAGACCCGGCGGGCCTACTGCCCCCCGAGTGGGAGGAGGATGAGGAGCGCATGTCCTTCCTGTTCTCCGCCTTCAAAAGGAGTCGCGAGGTGAACAGCACCGACTGGGACAGCAAGATGGGCTTCTGGGCGCCGTTGGTGCTGAGCCACAGCCGCCGCCAGGGGGTGGTGCGCCTGCGTCTGCGGGACTTGCAGGAGGCCTTTCAACGCAAGGGCAGCGTCCCGTTGGGGCTGGCCACCGTGCTGCAGGACCTGCTGCG TCGAGGGGAGCTGCAGCGGGAGTCC GACTTCATGGCCAGTGTAGACAGCAGCTGGATCTCCTGGGGGGTCGGAGTCTTCCTGCTGAAGCCCCTCAAGTGGACTCTTTCCAACATGCTAGGGGATCATAAGGTTCCTGCCGAGGAGGTGCTCGTGGCTGTGGAGCTTCTTAAG gagaaggctgaggaggtgtaCCGTCTGTACCAGAGCTCCCCGCTCTCCTCGCACCCCGTGGTGGCACTGTCGGAGCTCAGCACCCTGTGTGCCGGCTCCTGTCCGGATGAGAGGACCTTCTACTTGGTGTTGCTGCAGCTGCAGAAGGAGAAGCGGGTCACGGTCCTGGAGCAGAATGGGGAGAAG ATCGTGAAGTTTGCCCGAGGCCCCCACGCCAAGGTCTCGCCTGTCAATGACGTGGATGTGGGGGTCTACCAACTGATGCAGAGTGAACAGCTGCTGTCCCGCAAGGTGGAATCCTTATCCCAGGAAGCCGAGAG GTATAAAGAAGAAGCCCGCCGGGCATGCCGAGCAGGGAAGAAGCAGCTG GCCCTGAGGTCTCTCAAGGCCAAGCAGCGGACAGAGAAACGCATCGAGGCCCTGCATGCCAAGCTGGACACAGTTCAAGGCATCCTGGACCGGATCTATGCCTCGCAGACAGATCAGATG GTTTTCAATGCCTATCAGGCCGGGGTGGGAGCACTGAAGCTCTCCATGAAGGATGTCACAGTGGAGAAGGCGGAGAGCCTTGTGGATCAGATCCAGGAG CTGTGTGACACCCAGGATGAAGTTTCTCAGACACTGGCTGGCGGGGTAACCAACGGCCTAG ACTTTGACAGTGAGGAACTGGAGAAGGAGTTGGACATCCTGCTTCAGGACACCACCAAAGAACCTTCGGAACTGCCTGACAACCCCCAGGAGACGTTTTATATCAACAGTGTGCCTAACACTAGGATCTCAGATGCCGAACTTGAAGCTGAACTTGAGAAATTGTCCTTATCGGAGGGAG GTTTGGTCCCAAGCAGGAAATCTCCAAAAAGACAATTGGAACCGACTCTCTAA